The Bryobacteraceae bacterium genome includes a window with the following:
- the rplI gene encoding 50S ribosomal protein L9: MEVILREDIEKLGSRGQVVKVADGFARNFLLPRRLAVPATEANKKIVEQERQAALRREAKEKAAAEELAKMLASVTLTTVQKAGEADQLFGSVTAKDIADLLEKQGYTIDRKKIVLDHPIKTLGEHKVTLKLHREVSVEIPVIVNKEESE, translated from the coding sequence ATGGAAGTGATCCTTCGTGAAGACATCGAGAAACTCGGCTCGCGCGGCCAGGTGGTGAAAGTGGCCGACGGCTTTGCGCGCAATTTCCTCCTGCCGCGGCGGCTGGCCGTTCCTGCGACGGAAGCCAACAAAAAGATTGTCGAGCAGGAGCGGCAGGCGGCGCTGCGGCGCGAGGCGAAGGAGAAGGCGGCTGCCGAGGAGCTGGCGAAGATGCTCGCGTCGGTGACGCTGACGACGGTGCAGAAAGCCGGCGAGGCGGATCAGCTGTTCGGCTCCGTGACGGCCAAGGACATCGCGGATCTGCTCGAGAAGCAGGGCTACACGATCGACCGCAAGAAGATCGTGCTCGACCACCCGATCAAGACGCTGGGCGAGCACAAGGTGACGCTGAAGCTGCACCGGGAAGTCTCCGTGGAGATTCCGGTGATCGTCAACAAGGAAGAGAGCGAGTAG
- the pth gene encoding peptidyl-tRNA hydrolase, producing MAEVDVLVVGLGNPGPEYEWTPHNLGFLAVDRLAQRHSIRLSRYECRALVGQGQIGGKTVLLAKPQTFMNLSGQSVKGLLEKLELGPERLVVIYDDLDLPWLSLRIRPKGSAGGHHGVEDIIRCLGRQDFARLRLGIHPGHEVRDGAKFVLAPFRSGQRQELDRLLEEACAAAESIITEGVDKAMAAYNRRARGKEKEEE from the coding sequence ATGGCGGAAGTCGATGTGCTGGTGGTGGGGCTCGGCAATCCGGGTCCCGAATACGAATGGACGCCGCACAACCTGGGCTTCCTCGCCGTGGACAGGCTGGCGCAGCGGCACTCGATCCGGCTGAGCCGGTACGAGTGCCGGGCTCTGGTCGGGCAGGGCCAGATCGGCGGGAAGACGGTTCTGCTGGCCAAGCCGCAGACGTTCATGAATCTGAGCGGGCAGTCCGTGAAAGGGCTGCTTGAGAAGCTGGAGCTGGGTCCGGAGCGGCTGGTTGTCATCTACGACGATCTGGACCTGCCGTGGCTGAGCCTGCGGATCCGTCCGAAGGGCTCGGCCGGCGGGCACCACGGCGTGGAGGACATCATCCGCTGCCTGGGCCGGCAGGATTTCGCCCGGCTGCGGCTGGGCATCCACCCGGGCCACGAGGTCCGGGATGGCGCGAAGTTCGTGCTCGCTCCTTTCCGGAGCGGGCAGAGGCAGGAACTGGACCGGCTGCTGGAGGAAGCCTGCGCCGCAGCCGAATCCATCATCACCGAGGGCGTCGACAAGGCCATGGCGGCTTACAACCGCCGCGCCCGCGGCAAAGAGAAAGAGGAAGAATGA
- the rplY gene encoding 50S ribosomal protein L25: MRKDITIAAEPRPARGKNEARRLRARMRIPAVVYGAGKESVAVSVSPKEIEKILHSSSGVNTIFNLDIQGVETTPVMVVDWQHDPVKSNLLHIDMKRIDLTKRLHVKVPVHTTGDPRGVKEQGGLHEIVSREIEIECLPDEIPEHFTVDVSALRIGQSLRAGDVPLSGTMKLLSPPDLVISHVVATRGSVEIAEGAEGAAAAEPEVVKKGKKEEEGAEKKK; the protein is encoded by the coding sequence ATGAGAAAGGACATCACGATCGCCGCCGAACCGCGGCCGGCGCGGGGCAAGAACGAAGCCCGGCGGCTGCGGGCGCGCATGCGCATTCCGGCGGTTGTCTACGGCGCGGGCAAGGAGTCGGTGGCGGTCAGCGTCAGCCCGAAGGAGATCGAGAAGATCCTGCACTCCTCCTCCGGCGTGAACACGATCTTCAACCTGGACATCCAGGGCGTGGAGACGACGCCGGTGATGGTGGTCGACTGGCAGCACGACCCGGTGAAGAGCAACCTGCTGCACATCGACATGAAGCGGATCGACCTGACCAAGCGGCTGCACGTGAAAGTGCCGGTGCACACGACGGGCGATCCGCGCGGCGTGAAGGAGCAGGGCGGGCTGCATGAGATCGTCAGCCGCGAGATCGAGATCGAGTGCCTGCCGGACGAGATTCCGGAGCACTTCACCGTCGACGTCTCGGCGTTGCGGATCGGCCAGAGCCTGCGCGCCGGCGACGTGCCGCTGAGCGGCACGATGAAGCTGCTGAGCCCGCCGGACCTGGTGATTTCGCACGTGGTGGCGACGCGCGGCTCGGTGGAGATCGCCGAGGGCGCGGAAGGCGCTGCCGCCGCCGAGCCCGAGGTCGTGAAGAAGGGCAAGAAGGAAGAGGAAGGCGCGGAGAAGAAGAAGTAA
- the prs gene encoding ribose-phosphate pyrophosphokinase, giving the protein MGAMNCNRFKVLSGNANPALAQAICRELGVELAGATVKTFSDGEIWVQITENVRGADVFVIQPTCPPADRHLMELILMIDALKRASADRITAVMPYYGYARQDRKDRPRVPISAKVIASMLERAGADRLLTLDLHAAQIQGFFDIPVDHLFSAPVMIEYVKKNFDLSRLIVVSPDAGGVERARAFAKRLDAPLAIIDKRRERPNESDVMNIIGDVKGLDCLLVDDLIDTAGTLGKSSKALLEAGAASVTACATHPILSGPAISNIEKSALREVIVSDSIPLREEARSCARIRVLSVAPLLAKAIQSIHEATSVSSLFV; this is encoded by the coding sequence ATGGGAGCGATGAATTGTAATCGGTTCAAGGTTCTGAGCGGGAACGCCAACCCGGCGCTTGCGCAGGCGATCTGCCGCGAGCTCGGAGTGGAGCTCGCCGGCGCGACCGTGAAGACGTTTTCCGACGGCGAGATCTGGGTGCAGATCACGGAAAACGTGCGCGGCGCGGACGTGTTCGTGATTCAGCCCACCTGTCCGCCCGCCGACCGGCACCTGATGGAGCTGATCCTGATGATCGACGCGCTGAAGCGCGCCTCGGCGGACCGGATCACGGCGGTGATGCCGTACTACGGCTACGCCCGGCAGGACCGGAAGGACCGCCCGCGCGTGCCGATCTCGGCCAAGGTCATCGCGAGCATGCTGGAAAGGGCGGGCGCGGACCGGCTGCTGACGCTGGACCTGCACGCGGCGCAGATCCAGGGATTTTTCGACATCCCGGTGGACCACCTGTTTTCGGCGCCGGTGATGATCGAGTACGTGAAGAAGAATTTCGACCTGTCGCGTCTGATCGTCGTGTCGCCCGACGCGGGCGGCGTGGAGCGTGCGCGGGCGTTCGCCAAGAGGCTGGACGCGCCGCTGGCGATCATCGACAAGAGGCGGGAGCGGCCCAACGAAAGCGACGTGATGAACATCATCGGCGACGTGAAGGGGCTGGACTGCCTGCTGGTGGACGACCTGATCGACACGGCGGGCACGCTGGGCAAGTCGAGCAAGGCGTTGCTGGAGGCGGGCGCGGCGAGCGTCACCGCCTGCGCGACGCATCCGATCCTTTCGGGACCGGCGATCAGCAACATCGAGAAGTCCGCGCTGCGGGAGGTGATCGTCTCGGATTCGATCCCGCTGCGCGAAGAGGCGCGCTCGTGCGCGCGCATCCGGGTATTGTCCGTGGCTCCGCTGCTGGCGAAAGCGATCCAGAGCATTCACGAAGCCACGTCGGTGAGCAGTTTATTCGTCTGA
- the ispE gene encoding 4-diphosphocytidyl-2-C-methyl-D-erythritol kinase, which produces MPVRRAAVPSFAKVNLSLKVLGRRPDGYHELRTVFQTVGLADRIEFEFEPARRGLEIALDDALAIPDNLVLRAARLFCERCRVRGALRMKLRKRIPMGAGLGGGSSNAAAVLLALGPLTGRRAGMETLRAMAESLGSDVPFFLYGGTALGLGRGEELYPLPEAPPHAVLIVAPPVHVSTAEAYRALGRPALTSPVDSRKLNVFQSFVWRMEDLSGSENDFEAAVFGLHPELARWKRKLERFGAHAARLSGSGAALFGVFPDRAKLQGALPQFSKEPLKVFSTTMLGRARYRARVLGALRDHVIGNEWPPASRYGSDEL; this is translated from the coding sequence ATGCCTGTGCGCCGCGCCGCCGTGCCTTCGTTCGCGAAGGTGAATCTCAGCCTGAAAGTGCTGGGCAGGCGGCCGGACGGCTATCACGAGCTCCGCACCGTGTTTCAGACGGTCGGCCTGGCCGACCGCATCGAGTTCGAGTTCGAGCCGGCGCGGCGCGGGCTCGAGATCGCGCTCGACGATGCGCTGGCGATCCCCGACAACCTCGTGCTGCGCGCGGCGCGGCTGTTCTGCGAGCGCTGCCGTGTGCGCGGCGCGCTGCGCATGAAGCTGCGGAAGCGGATTCCGATGGGGGCGGGGCTCGGGGGCGGATCGAGCAATGCGGCGGCGGTGCTGCTGGCGCTGGGACCGCTCACCGGGCGGCGGGCGGGGATGGAGACGCTGCGCGCGATGGCGGAATCGCTCGGCAGCGACGTGCCGTTCTTCCTCTACGGCGGGACGGCGCTGGGGCTGGGGCGGGGAGAAGAGCTCTATCCACTGCCGGAGGCGCCGCCGCACGCCGTGCTGATCGTGGCGCCGCCGGTGCACGTGTCGACGGCCGAGGCGTACCGGGCGCTGGGGCGGCCCGCATTGACTTCTCCCGTCGATTCCCGTAAACTGAATGTTTTCCAATCGTTTGTCTGGCGGATGGAAGATCTGTCCGGCTCAGAGAACGATTTCGAGGCTGCCGTGTTCGGGCTTCATCCGGAGCTCGCGCGGTGGAAGAGAAAACTCGAACGGTTCGGGGCTCATGCTGCACGGCTCTCCGGCAGCGGGGCAGCACTCTTCGGGGTGTTTCCAGACCGGGCCAAACTTCAGGGAGCCCTTCCGCAATTTTCCAAGGAACCTCTGAAAGTTTTCTCGACGACGATGCTCGGCCGGGCGCGGTATCGTGCGCGCGTGCTGGGCGCTTTGCGGGACCACGTGATCGGAAACGAATGGCCGCCCGCGAGCCGGTATGGGAGCGATGAATTGTAA
- a CDS encoding adenine phosphoribosyltransferase: MLDLKSLIREVPDFPKPGINFYDITTLLKHPQGWKETIDALKRHYEGIAVDLVVGVEARGFFFAPAMAYALGAGFVPVRKPGKLPAETVSVEYALEYGTDSLQMHRDAIAPGQRVLIIDDVLATGGTAAAVAKLVEKLGGVVAGLGFLVELDFLHGRSKLAGYDVFSLLHYEK; this comes from the coding sequence ATGCTGGATCTCAAGAGCCTTATCCGCGAGGTGCCGGACTTCCCCAAACCCGGCATCAATTTCTACGACATCACGACGCTGCTGAAGCATCCTCAGGGGTGGAAAGAGACCATCGACGCGCTGAAGCGCCATTACGAGGGGATCGCCGTCGATCTCGTCGTCGGCGTCGAGGCGCGGGGCTTCTTCTTCGCCCCCGCCATGGCGTATGCGCTCGGCGCGGGGTTCGTGCCCGTGCGCAAGCCCGGCAAGCTCCCCGCCGAGACGGTGAGCGTCGAGTACGCGCTCGAGTACGGCACCGACAGCCTGCAGATGCACAGGGACGCCATAGCGCCGGGGCAGCGCGTGCTGATCATCGACGACGTGCTGGCGACGGGCGGGACGGCGGCGGCGGTGGCGAAGCTGGTCGAAAAGCTCGGCGGAGTCGTGGCGGGTCTGGGATTCCTGGTGGAGCTCGACTTTCTGCACGGCCGCAGCAAGCTGGCCGGCTATGACGTGTTCTCTCTGCTTCATTACGAGAAGTGA
- the acyP gene encoding acylphosphatase: MAVRRSKQARRFIVKGRVQGVGYRWWAQNWASQIGLSGWVRNCDDGSVEVYACGTPEQLDEFSMRLRQGPRFSDVRHVEEQEAPLLQSSGFSIRS, translated from the coding sequence ATGGCAGTCAGGCGCAGCAAACAGGCGCGGCGGTTCATCGTCAAGGGGCGGGTGCAGGGCGTCGGCTACCGCTGGTGGGCGCAGAATTGGGCTTCGCAGATCGGCTTGAGCGGCTGGGTGCGCAACTGCGACGACGGCAGCGTCGAGGTCTACGCCTGCGGCACGCCGGAGCAGCTCGATGAATTCTCGATGCGGCTCAGACAGGGACCGCGCTTCAGCGACGTGAGACATGTCGAGGAGCAGGAGGCGCCTCTGTTACAATCAAGTGGATTCTCGATCCGGTCCTGA